tgaaaTAAACTGATCCAAAATAATTCAGTATCTTAAGCATACTCTTAGTGTCCAACATCTATTGCGTCAAAGgatcttaaaaaataaaagagacaCAAAGCATTGTGGATACAAATGAACGTTTAAATCATCAATggaatatattaaaaagaactACATTCAACAAAGCTTAGCTTTGAGGTCCTTTCTTAGTATTTTTCCCGAAGGAGATTTAGGAATGGAAGCAACAAAGAAGACCTTGTGCAATCTCTTATAGAACACCACCTAACAATGCAAGTAAACAAGCACATACtcaatattaaaacaaatggtatttaattaaccaaataaaacgAAAGAAAGATTTGTACCTGTTTGGCAACATATTCtttaacatcttcttcagTGATATCATTTCCATTTGATCGCACCACGAAAGCCACCGGAACTTCCCCAGCGACTTCATCATTTTGCCTGAACATGTCAAAGAAGGGTTAAAGAAAACGGTACCGTTTATACACTAGCTTACCACTCAATATGCATATGTTAGTGTGAAAGTACTTACGGAACAACAGCTGCATCGGCAATTGAATGGTGATTGATTAGCAAACTCTCTAGCTCAGCTGGAGGGACCTGTTCTTTCacatctcatcatcatcataccgCGATTTCGAAATGATCTTATCTTTTGAACTAAGTAATAGtattatatcattaattttctatatcattatgtaaatcttttttagGTGTAAACacttgttaaaaataaaaagaacaatgaATATGAATGGACTTGCCTGAAAGCCTTTGAACTTGATGACTTCTTTAAGTCGATCAACAATGAaaatctcatcatcttcatcaacataTCCAATGTCTCCTGTGTGAAGCCAACCTTCTTCGTCTATTGTTGCTGAAGTGGCTTCTGGATCGTTCAAGTACTCTGCGAGCCATATGTTATTAGTTGAAAAGTTTATTCATAGTCAACACTTAATTAATTAGTCGAAATTGCGCTACTATGTACttaatctttattttgttttgttttctaaaattgaCTCCCCAAGATTTATTTACTAGGAATTATGAAGAAGACATGTCACGTGTGTGAACACGTAAATGACGTAAATAATATGCATGTCGTATAAATGTACATGTGATGCAAACCTAATAAAATGctatataattgaaaataaaaatgatatcaccacaaaaatatttttgaaaatatttttgttcacGTTGTAAGAGTTGATAATTTgcattcaatatatttttctctgatGCTTGCAAATtgcaaattaaaatattattaatatataaatatatatattttctcaaaccaccacaaaaaattaattttttattgttcCTTAAACTTATTGTAGTCTTTCAGATTATATTAGATACTCTATAATGTCATTTTTCATTGAAAGAGTATTAAAGCTTTCATTGTCACAACTTTTAAATGTCCTCAAAAGTGTttaaagagataaaacaaaaacgaaccTTTCATGATCTGTTGACCGCGGATACAAATCTCACCAGGTTGGTTGTATCCAAGAGAGAGACGTGTCTCAAGGTGAACCACTTTAAGCTCTGCGTTTCGGACCACAGTCCCACATGAACCTGATTTTGTCGGTATCGGTTCTTTAGCGAACCCAAGGCTCATTGACAACACTGGTCCTGCCTCCGTCATACCATATCCctgttttttatataatccACTCGTTACTACCTCTCTAATTACACTTTTGGCAAGTACTAATTCGCAAAGATTAAATTATTAGACTATACGAGGTTGCtgcaacaaaatataatacgGATtccctatatatatagaaaaaaagaagaataaatacTTTAGGTTACATATCTtttctgaatatttttttttaaaatttaattctaGGTTACATAGACTTTGACAGTgtagaaatgtttttatatattaactctTGATGATCCTttgatgtgtgtgtgtgtgtgtgtgtttttaagCAAACGAGATGTTGTGGCTAGATGCACCCAATAATGATTCCATCTCACGATGTCTAAGTTTCCAACCTAGTAATCTTCTTGTAATAGGAGTTAATTGGGCTTATCCTAagttatcaaaataaaatagaaacagagaacaaaaaaacaacgaAAACGAAAACGATGTGTGTTAAGTGTGTGTGAACGCAAACGTGACCACGTCACATacagtgtttttttctttctactctagttttttggtttggcAACACAAAGAGTTTTGATAACTCGAGACCCGCATCTACTTTTTTCTCCATTGAATAAAGTAGTTAgcaaataaactaattaatgtATAACAATATTCTTCGTTTAAGATTTTCAATGTTTATTATAATATCTTATAAATGTCGTAAAATGTAAACAATACTTTATTTAACCTGGAAGAAAATACTTTAACTTCTCTTATCAATAATCTTTGAGAAAAAAGCTTTCAAAATTCAagttttaaatgaaaaataaacgtagaaaagactctaaaagAGAAGTTAAGAAGAGGTTGGAAATGTATACTAATGCAACAAAAGAACTCCAATATGAAACATTTAAGTTACTTAAAGTGGAATTgaatattattagaaaaagagtGAAATTGATGTGAAATAAAGTCAAATGAATTAGATGCAGTATCCTTTGTAGTTGCGACCTAAATCATATCCGTTTCTAATTTTTGGTCCAAGTCAAAACCTAAACtacaacaaaattttcattaattaaaatatataaacaaataataagattagaaaagaaaaagataatgcAATGCGAAATTAGCTTGAGAACAAATAGTTGGACCGTACGTAACCAGAACTATGCCGAATAGATAGACGTAACTCACTCTTCACTCTCTTCCCGTGCATTCTcctctcatttttattttattttttagcaaaaattattcaaatctttaatttattcatttttcatcaaaattattaaagaatGATAATTcagtaataaataataaaattgagttaagatttttaaatcGTTCCCGCTAAATTAGTAATGTAAATTCAAATAGTAAGGGtctcaaaacagagtaaaaaatAAGCAGAGATAGAGATAAGACCTGGCCAAGGATGGCTTGAGGGAGACGGCGACGAAGACTATCTTGAAGTTCTTTACCTAAAGGAGCTGCACCGGAAAGAACGAATCTAACGGAGGAGAGATCATAAGAATTAACCGTCGGGTTTTTAGCTAGAGCGATCACTAGCGGCGGTACAAGCGCCGCTATTGTCACTCTATGTCTTTGAATAAGATCCAATAACGCACCGATCTCAAACTTATGCATTAAAAGAACCGTGGCGCCTATTAAAGGagtgttttaaaagttagGTAACACATTAAAGATTATGTAATGAGGAATGCGACGTCGTTTAATTACCGGATCGGAGTGAATTGAGGAGGACGCTATTGAGAGAGTAGATATGGAAAAGTGGTAAAACGCAGAGTATGACGTCGTTTGATTTGAGGTAAAGATTTGGGTTATCTCCATCTACTTGTTGTGCAACGCTTGTGATTAAGCTCTTGTGTGTCAAAACAACTCCTTTTGGTAACCCTGTTGTTCCCGATGAGAATGGTAACGCCGCCGCATCGTCACCGCCGATATCGACGGTTTCTTGAAATGGGTTTGTTTCGTCGTCGGTGATGAGTGTCGAGAATGGTAGACAATTCTCCGGTGTTGGTTCATCGGTAGTGATCAGCGTGAGGTTTTCTCCGAGGTTTTTAAGTTTATCGACGTATTGAGAGTGAGTGATTATGAGTTTGGCTCCGGAAGATTTAAGCTGTTTATAAAGCTCTTGAGAAGTGTAGAAAGGGTTTGCGGTGGTTGAGACGGCTCCGATCATGGAAGCACCCATGAAGGAGAAAACGAACTCGGCTGAGTTTTGGAGAAGGATCATGATGACGTCACCTTTTCTGATACCTAACTTGTATAACCCGGAAGCGACTCTCCGACAGATTAGGTGTGTTTCGCCGTAGGTGTAGCTTTTCCCGGTGGAGCCAACGATGAGACAAGGCTTGTCGGAAACAGATGAGAGTTTTTCGAAGCAGTAAGTGTGGAGAGGGAGGTGGTTAGGGATGTCAATGTCCGGAAGCTTTGACCGGAAAATGCGAGGCGTAGGAGGAGAATGAGGAAGCACATCATCGGAGACGACGGATGTATCGGTTGGTTTGTGAATCTGAGGTTCGTGTAGAGCTGCAGTGATCATTTTGATGTAAATGaacaagtgttttttttttttttttttgagaagaaagaagaatgtgaatgtgtttgtttgattatacTCTCTTTGAGTTTTTAGAAAtgaatatatgtaaataatatatagaaatgtgCGTGTTTAGGTGGTGATGAAAGAAGAGTTttgtataatataaaataaaaatacgaCAAAAGTGAAGAAATAAATGTGTGGGGAGAGGGAGATCAAGGAGAAGAAATTGGGGTAGGTAGAGGGAATGGCTGTTAGAAGAGGAACGGAGGGTCGTTTTGGTTTGGTAGGTTTCATATTTTCCTTTATACTCTCTTGCAtgtctattttttatttgtatttatttaatttcttaaaactgaAATTCTGTTAAATATATTGCGTATATAAATATCAAGCTACCAAATTTCTTTTacgaaataaattaatattatacaaaatcGACACATCACTAAGTCGCATGttatgattttaatattttgttttatacgaacaaaaatataaaaataactaCTATATCAAATAGTTTTATAGGTAATATTAAGGAATAGCTAAATGAAACACAAAGATTAAGCaaatatagagagaaagatttttcttaaaatagtCATAGACTCACGTTGttagaagaaatgaaataacATAACCATCATTCGTTTTTGCGAAATCAATAGTATGCGAGATAGTTTCataaaaattttcaaaatagtaTGTAACATTTAAATTCACATGTTGTACTTAATTAAAAGACATGATATTTGAAAAACTTAAAgaatttgtaaagaaaaacattggtagtgtttttatttttttaaacatagttatgaaaattttaacccgaatagaatttttcaaaaattgaaacgGTCCAAACTCGTTTCGGTTCGGCTCTAATACCACTTGTAACGTTTCATCCGCCACCAAACTTGAAGATATCCGAATAATTATGATcgtttaatttcttttgttatgaaaAATGGATTCCTTTGTTCCTTGAAATAATTCATTGTTGTTAACTTTGAAAGATTTTGTCAAGTTGTGAAAGTGCAAGTTCCTTGAGATAATCTATTGGTGTAACTTTGAAAAAGTTTGTTAAGTTTTGAAAGTGGAAGCTTCCTCTCTGTATATACCTACGTTTGCTTCATTGTAAAAATATAGGACaaaggaaaaagtaaaaacacaaGTCTTGAGTGCTCCTTTACTCTTCTCTCTCGTTCCTATACATCTATACATATGTATCCAAACTCccttttttttgaaaatctaaaCACCAAGcctctgtttttgtgttcAATTAGTTTCGCAAGTACCAACGAAGTGTTGTAGCCACAGCTGTGCAAGAAAGGGAAGAACACAATCGTATTCGCACAACTCCTACGAGGGTTCTCCAGGGACTCGTGCCGTGTGTTATCCTCGAAAGCCATGAAGTTTGTGGAAAAGTAGaattactatatttttctGTACAATATCAATAACTATACTTTAGACAACTTCTTGTACATTTGAACGTTGATTCACGATCGAAACTAGTTAGTGGACCACACTTTGAAGAAGATTTACAAAGAATGTGTTTGAGAGATATATCATTTAATGTAAGCAACTGTACATCCATGGTTCATAGGATTTGCCTGTTCATACCTTGAGACACGAGTGTTCTTTCTTAACCTCTCAAGCACTAGCTCCTTTATAATGCCTGCCCCCATTCCATGAATAATAAATAGGATCGAGCCCGAGTCTCTTCCCGAGATGGCCATGTCTAGCTGGTGAACCGCTTCTTCCGCCCGCATTCCTCTTAGATCCAATGTGTTCTTTGACGTTTGAATCCGCACTGGTTCGCTTTGCATTTGCAACACACTGCCTAGCTCTTTCATGTTTATCTGTGCAATTATCAGGCACCACAAAGAACTGATGTTATAACTCAAATCAACATATTACtatcaaaatcacaaattttcaaatagcctataaactataaactatAAACTTTCAACTTTATTACTATTTATTATGACATACCAATATGGTTAGGTTTCATAATGAGATACTGCAAGAATGGGACCTGAAAAGTCTTAAGTCAGAGAATGATGTATACCTGTCTCTTCGAACGTAGAGAACGATTGGATGTTTGGCTACTTGTGCTACGAGGAAGGGGCTTTATGTCCTTTTTCTTTATGCGTACTCTTATCTTACCATGCTGGACTAGAactgtatcatcatcatctccaggTTCTTCAACCACAGTACCTAACTTATCTCCCAGTCCAGTTACAAGAACTTTTTCACCAGCTTGTGGTGAGTAGTCACtgtattcttcttctaagGAATCAGGATCCATAGGACAGCAAGCTTCAATAATCTCTGCAACTGCCTCTTCGGTTTTCAGGATTAAGGAATTGTATTGATCAGCTTGAGTGATTTCTAGTTGACTTTCAAATTCAGCCACCAGTCTCTCCATCTTTGACTTAGCAGAGTTTAGATCTTCTTGCACCTTTTGCGTTTCTTTTTTCAGAAGAGCCCTCTCACGTTTATCAAGATCATGCGACTCATGCTCAAGCTTCaggaaaaatcaagaacagaaacatACATTACAAGAGATTAATAATATCAATAAAACAACATTCTTAAATACCTCGTGGTAAAGGTTCATTAAGTCTCTATGAAAAGCTGCAGTCTTAGTTGCCTGAAGCTTtagtttatttctttcttccatAAGGGACTGAAAGAGTGAGCCTTTCCGCTCTACATCCTGCTCGGGATTCAATTTCTCCGTCCACTTATGCGCATTCtctaatattcttttattgaAACCAATGGACTTAGCTACTCTCAATGCATTTGATAGACCAGTACTTCCCCAGAGTACTCGAAATGTAGGCTGCAAAGTTTCCATGGAGAACTCCATTGCAGCATTTTGGAATCGAGGTTCATTATCCTTCAAGCGACTTAAGTCACCGTAATGTGTTGATACAACTGCCACATTAACACGGTTTTTAATATACTGTAGGATGCTAGTAGCAAGTGCAACCCCTTCTGAAGGATCAGTTCCACTACATATTTCGTCTAGTAAGACAAGTGAATTTTCTGAAGCAATGTCAAGTATCTGTCGTATCCGTGAGATGTGGCCACTAAAGGTTGAAAGACTTTGCTCCAAAGACTGCAATAAGAagtttataaaagaaaattctcGCAAATGTAAACCTCGATAAGAAGATAATCAAGACGTTAGTAGCTCTATTATCTTGCAAGGAATTCATAAGGTAATACCTGAGGATCTCCAATGTCAGCCAGAATAAGATCAAACCAAGGCAACCTTGGGCAGTTCTTAGCAGGCAAATACATCCCGGACTTGGACATAAGAGACAATAATCCCAATGTCTTTAACAAAGCGGTCTTTCCTCCTGTGTTTGGACCCGAGATGACGACTACTTTGGCACTGCTTTCAACTTTAATGTCTACTGGCACAGGGAAAATGTCTCCACCATTTGGGCTGCCTAATACTGAACCAAGAAGTAGCGGGTGCTGCGCAGAATCAATGTCTACAGCTAAGCCCGgtgtttttgtgtgttctgAAGTTACGTTGGGATAGACACCATTAATCCAATTTGCATGTGATGCTCTTGCAAAAGCAATGTCAAGTTCTAATATTCTATCCAACAAATGCAATATCTCTCTCTGCGCCATCACCACCTCAGATGTCAAAATGCTCAAAATCGCCATTTCCTCAGCTTTCTCGGAGTTCGCATGTCTCACTTCCATATTATTAAGCTCCACTGCCTCTTTCGGTTCTATAAAGCATGTTGCCCTAGAGCTACTAACACTTAAAACAACACCACCTGGAAGTAAACTTTTGTGTGTAGCTCTAATAGCTACACACATCCTTGATCTCCTCTGCGTTATCAAAGGCTTGTTAATCCCCCCAGCTAGAAAAATCTTAgttgatattttcttcaaaagagaATCCAAATTCTCCATGTTTCTCCTCCGTTCAGATCTTATAATCTCTAAATCTTCACTAGCTCTATCAAGAATCA
This sequence is a window from Arabidopsis thaliana chromosome 1 sequence. Protein-coding genes within it:
- a CDS encoding DNA mismatch repair protein MutS, type 2 (DNA mismatch repair protein MutS, type 2; FUNCTIONS IN: damaged DNA binding, mismatched DNA binding, ATP binding; INVOLVED IN: mismatch repair, maintenance of fidelity involved in DNA-dependent DNA replication; LOCATED IN: nucleus; EXPRESSED IN: 22 plant structures; EXPRESSED DURING: 13 growth stages; CONTAINS InterPro DOMAIN/s: DNA mismatch repair protein MutS, type 2 (InterPro:IPR005747), DNA mismatch repair protein MutS, core (InterPro:IPR007696), DNA mismatch repair protein MutS, C-terminal (InterPro:IPR000432); BEST Arabidopsis thaliana protein match is: DNA mismatch repair protein MutS, type 2 (TAIR:AT5G54090.1); Has 13239 Blast hits to 13226 proteins in 2712 species: Archae - 194; Bacteria - 9435; Metazoa - 644; Fungi - 752; Plants - 359; Viruses - 3; Other Eukaryotes - 1852 (source: NCBI BLink).), giving the protein MNTYSPLQLIPTPIHLKSSRAASPSSLRVASPLIIRAASSDDSQSVENQTLEVLEWRALCNQLSPFASTTMGLSATKNAEIPVGNSPEESRNLLNETSAALAAMEMMKSRGLGLSEIQDLSDIVERAVSGQLLTVRELCTVRSTLTAATSTFQKLRKAAISDNRVTPLVDILQGCDFKDTLQQKISFCIDCNMTMILDRASEDLEIIRSERRRNMENLDSLLKKISTKIFLAGGINKPLITQRRSRMCVAIRATHKSLLPGGVVLSVSSSRATCFIEPKEAVELNNMEVRHANSEKAEEMAILSILTSEVVMAQREILHLLDRILELDIAFARASHANWINGVYPNVTSEHTKTPGLAVDIDSAQHPLLLGSVLGSPNGGDIFPVPVDIKVESSAKVVVISGPNTGGKTALLKTLGLLSLMSKSGMYLPAKNCPRLPWFDLILADIGDPQSLEQSLSTFSGHISRIRQILDIASENSLVLLDEICSGTDPSEGVALATSILQYIKNRVNVAVVSTHYGDLSRLKDNEPRFQNAAMEFSMETLQPTFRVLWGSTGLSNALRVAKSIGFNKRILENAHKWTEKLNPEQDVERKGSLFQSLMEERNKLKLQATKTAAFHRDLMNLYHELEHESHDLDKRERALLKKETQKVQEDLNSAKSKMERLVAEFESQLEITQADQYNSLILKTEEAVAEIIEACCPMDPDSLEEEYSDYSPQAGEKVLVTGLGDKLGTVVEEPGDDDDTVLVQHGKIRVRIKKKDIKPLPRSTSSQTSNRSLRSKRQFFVVPDNCTDKHERARQCVANAKRTSADSNVKEHIGSKRNAGGRSGSPARHGHLGKRLGLDPIYYSWNGGRHYKGASA
- a CDS encoding DNA mismatch repair protein MutS, type 2 translates to MNTYSPLQLIPTPIHLKSSRAASPSSLRVASPLIIRAASSDDSQSVENQTLEVLEWRALCNQLSPFASTTMGLSATKNAEIPVGNSPEESRNLLNETSAALAAMEMMKSRGLGLSEIQDLSDIVERAVSGQLLTVRELCTVRSTLTAATSTFQKLRKAAISDNRVTPLVDILQGCDFKDTLQQKISFCIDCNMTMILDRASEDLEIIRSERRRNMENLDSLLKKISTKIFLAGGINKPLITQRRSRMCVAIRATHKSLLPGGVVLSVSSSRATCFIEPKEAVELNNMEVRHANSEKAEEMAILSILTSEVVMAQREILHLLDRILELDIAFARASHANWINGVYPNVTSEHTKTPGLAVDIDSAQHPLLLGSVLGSPNGGDIFPVPVDIKVESSAKVVVISGPNTGGKTALLKTLGLLSLMSKSGMYLPAKNCPRLPWFDLILADIGDPQSLEQSLSTFSGHISRIRQILDIASENSLVLLDEICSGTDPSEGVALATSILQYIKNRVNVAVVSTHYGDLSRLKDNEPRFQNAAMEFSMETLQPTFRVLWGSTGLSNALRVAKSIGFNKRILENAHKWTEKLNPEQDVERKGSLFQSLMEERNKLKLQATKTAAFHRDLMNLYHELEHESHDLDKRERALLKKETQKVQEDLNSAKSKMERLVAEFESQLEITQADQYNSLILKTEEAVAEIIEACCPMDPDSLEEEYSDYSPQAGEKVLVTGLGDKLGTVVEEPGDDDDTVLVQHGKIRVRIKKKDIKPLPRSTSSQTSNRSLRSKRQINMKELGSVLQMQSEPVRIQTSKNTLDLRGMRAEEAVHQLDMAISGRDSGSILFIIHGMGAGIIKELVLERLRKNTRVSRKI
- the 4CL3 gene encoding 4-coumarate:CoA ligase 3 (4-coumarate:CoA ligase 3 (4CL3); CONTAINS InterPro DOMAIN/s: AMP-binding, conserved site (InterPro:IPR020845), AMP-dependent synthetase/ligase (InterPro:IPR000873); BEST Arabidopsis thaliana protein match is: 4-coumarate:CoA ligase 2 (TAIR:AT3G21240.1); Has 78268 Blast hits to 71395 proteins in 3651 species: Archae - 1111; Bacteria - 51774; Metazoa - 3299; Fungi - 4373; Plants - 2538; Viruses - 1; Other Eukaryotes - 15172 (source: NCBI BLink).), coding for MITAALHEPQIHKPTDTSVVSDDVLPHSPPTPRIFRSKLPDIDIPNHLPLHTYCFEKLSSVSDKPCLIVGSTGKSYTYGETHLICRRVASGLYKLGIRKGDVIMILLQNSAEFVFSFMGASMIGAVSTTANPFYTSQELYKQLKSSGAKLIITHSQYVDKLKNLGENLTLITTDEPTPENCLPFSTLITDDETNPFQETVDIGGDDAAALPFSSGTTGLPKGVVLTHKSLITSVAQQVDGDNPNLYLKSNDVILCVLPLFHIYSLNSVLLNSLRSGATVLLMHKFEIGALLDLIQRHRVTIAALVPPLVIALAKNPTVNSYDLSSVRFVLSGAAPLGKELQDSLRRRLPQAILGQGYGMTEAGPVLSMSLGFAKEPIPTKSGSCGTVVRNAELKVVHLETRLSLGYNQPGEICIRGQQIMKEYLNDPEATSATIDEEGWLHTGDIGYVDEDDEIFIVDRLKEVIKFKGFQASPFIFIVLFIFNKCLHLKKIYIMI
- a CDS encoding DNA mismatch repair protein MutS, type 2 (DNA mismatch repair protein MutS, type 2; FUNCTIONS IN: damaged DNA binding, mismatched DNA binding, ATP binding; INVOLVED IN: mismatch repair, maintenance of fidelity involved in DNA-dependent DNA replication; EXPRESSED IN: 22 plant structures; EXPRESSED DURING: 13 growth stages; CONTAINS InterPro DOMAIN/s: DNA mismatch repair protein MutS, core (InterPro:IPR007696), DNA mismatch repair protein MutS, type 2 (InterPro:IPR005747), DNA mismatch repair protein MutS, C-terminal (InterPro:IPR000432), Smr protein/MutS2 C-terminal (InterPro:IPR002625); BEST Arabidopsis thaliana protein match is: DNA mismatch repair protein MutS, type 2 (TAIR:AT5G54090.1).) produces the protein MNTYSPLQLIPTPIHLKSSRAASPSSLRVASPLIIRAASSDDSQSVENQTLEVLEWRALCNQLSPFASTTMGLSATKNAEIPVGNSPEESRNLLNETSAALAAMEMMKSRGLGLSEIQDLSDIVERAVSGQLLTVRELCTVRSTLTAATSTFQKLRKAAISDNRVTPLVDILQGCDFKDTLQQKISFCIDCNMTMILDRASEDLEIIRSERRRNMENLDSLLKKISTKIFLAGGINKPLITQRRSRMCVAIRATHKSLLPGGVVLSVSSSRATCFIEPKEAVELNNMEVRHANSEKAEEMAILSILTSEVVMAQREILHLLDRILELDIAFARASHANWINGVYPNVTSEHTKTPGLAVDIDSAQHPLLLGSVLGSPNGGDIFPVPVDIKVESSAKVVVISGPNTGGKTALLKTLGLLSLMSKSGMYLPAKNCPRLPWFDLILADIGDPQSLEQSLSTFSGHISRIRQILDIASENSLVLLDEICSGTDPSEGVALATSILQYIKNRVNVAVVSTHYGDLSRLKDNEPRFQNAAMEFSMETLQPTFRVLWGSTGLSNALRVAKSIGFNKRILENAHKWTEKLNPEQDVERKGSLFQSLMEERNKLKLQATKTAAFHRDLMNLYHELEHESHDLDKRERALLKKETQKVQEDLNSAKSKMERLVAEFESQLEITQADQYNSLILKTEEAVAEIIEACCPMDPDSLEEEYSDYSPQAGEKVLVTGLGDKLGTVVEEPGDDDDTVLVQHGKIRVRIKKKDIKPLPRSTSSQTSNRSLRSKRQINMKELGSVLQMQSEPVRIQTSKNTLDLRGMRAEEAVHQLDMAISGRDSGSILFIIHGMGAGIIKELVLERLRKNTRVSRYEQANPMNHGCTVAYIK
- the 4CL3 gene encoding 4-coumarate:CoA ligase 3 (4-coumarate:CoA ligase 3 (4CL3); CONTAINS InterPro DOMAIN/s: AMP-binding, conserved site (InterPro:IPR020845), AMP-dependent synthetase/ligase (InterPro:IPR000873); BEST Arabidopsis thaliana protein match is: 4-coumarate:CoA ligase 2 (TAIR:AT3G21240.1); Has 85516 Blast hits to 77968 proteins in 3765 species: Archae - 1155; Bacteria - 54010; Metazoa - 3516; Fungi - 4668; Plants - 2834; Viruses - 1; Other Eukaryotes - 19332 (source: NCBI BLink).), with protein sequence MITAALHEPQIHKPTDTSVVSDDVLPHSPPTPRIFRSKLPDIDIPNHLPLHTYCFEKLSSVSDKPCLIVGSTGKSYTYGETHLICRRVASGLYKLGIRKGDVIMILLQNSAEFVFSFMGASMIGAVSTTANPFYTSQELYKQLKSSGAKLIITHSQYVDKLKNLGENLTLITTDEPTPENCLPFSTLITDDETNPFQETVDIGGDDAAALPFSSGTTGLPKGVVLTHKSLITSVAQQVDGDNPNLYLKSNDVILCVLPLFHIYSLNSVLLNSLRSGATVLLMHKFEIGALLDLIQRHRVTIAALVPPLVIALAKNPTVNSYDLSSVRFVLSGAAPLGKELQDSLRRRLPQAILGQGYGMTEAGPVLSMSLGFAKEPIPTKSGSCGTVVRNAELKVVHLETRLSLGYNQPGEICIRGQQIMKEYLNDPEATSATIDEEGWLHTGDIGYVDEDDEIFIVDRLKEVIKFKGFQVPPAELESLLINHHSIADAAVVPQNDEVAGEVPVAFVVRSNGNDITEEDVKEYVAKQVVFYKRLHKVFFVASIPKSPSGKILRKDLKAKLC
- a CDS encoding DNA mismatch repair protein MutS, type 2, coding for MNTYSPLQLIPTPIHLKSSRAASPSSLRVASPLIIRAASSDDSQSVENQTLEVLEWRALCNQLSPFASTTMGLSATKNAEIPVGNSPEESRNLLNETSAALAAMEMMKSRGLGLSEIQDLSDIVERAVSGQLLTVRELCTVRSTLTAATSTFQKLRKAAISDNRVTPLVDILQGCDFKDTLQQKISFCIDCNMTMILDRASEDLEIIRSERRRNMENLDSLLKKISTKIFLAGGINKPLITQRRSRMCVAIRATHKSLLPGGVVLSVSSSRATCFIEPKEAVELNNMEVRHANSEKAEEMAILSILTSEVVMAQREILHLLDRILELDIAFARASHANWINGVYPNVTSEHTKTPGLAVDIDSAQHPLLLGSVLGSPNGGDIFPVPVDIKVESSAKVVVISGPNTGGKTALLKTLGLLSLMSKSGMYLPAKNCPRLPWFDLILADIGDPQSLEQSLSTFSGHISRIRQILDIASENSLVLLDEICSGTDPSEGVALATSILQYIKNRVNVAVVSTHYGDLSRLKDNEPRFQNAAMEFSMETLQPTFRVLWGSTGLSNALRVAKSIGFNKRILENAHKWTEKLNPEQDVERKGSLFQSLMEERNKLKLQATKTAAFHRDLMNLYHEVFKNVVLLILLISCNVCFCS